From Phragmites australis chromosome 5, lpPhrAust1.1, whole genome shotgun sequence, a single genomic window includes:
- the LOC133919871 gene encoding protein DCL, chloroplastic-like, whose product MPFPSPRAHAMGVAVPAVTRLRLLPGVHLASIFSLVTRGRGRGHGRAVAAVRAHEQGAAPPDPAAILRRPEVATTTSTEERESDTESSFDVPGEDKAPDEGGQGRRKAPEREWVDWEDLILEDTVPLVGFVRMILHSGKYESGDRLSPGHEKAIMERLLPYHPQYEKKIGCGIDYIKVGLHPEFENSRCLFIVRKDGEQVDFSFWKCIKGLIRQKYPLYADSFILRHFRRRQDY is encoded by the exons ATGCCCTTCCCCTCGCCGCGCGCGCACGCCATGGGCGTGGCCGTGCCCGCTGTAACCCGCCTTCGTCTCCTACCTGGGGTTCACCTCGCCTCGATCTTTTCCCTGGTCACCCGGGGCCGAGGGCGCGGGCATGGCCGCGCCGTGGCGGCGGTGAGGGCGCACGAGCAAGGCGCGGCGCCGCCCGACCCGGCGGCCATCCTGCGGCGGCCGGAGGTGGCTACTACCACGTCGacggaggagagggagagcgaCACGGAATCCTCGTTTGATGTCCCGGGGGAGGACAAGGCGCCGGATGAAGGAGGTCAAGGGAGGAGGAAGGCGccggagagggagtgggtggacTGGGAGGACCTTATCCTCGAGGACACCGTGCCGCTCGTTGGCTTCGTCCGGATGATCCTCCACTCCGGCAA GTATGAGAGCGGTGATCGGCTGAGTCCTGGACATGAAAAGGCTATTATGGAAAGGTTGCTTCCATACCATCCACAATATGAGAAGAAAATTGGATGTGGTATTGACTACATCAAG GTAGGGTTACATCCGGAATTTGAAAACTCCAGGTGTTTATTCATAGTTAGGAAGGATGGTGAGCAAGTTGATTTTTCGTTCTGGAAGTGCATCAAAGGTCTCATCCGACAAAAGTACCCCTTGTATGCCGATAGTTTCATTCTCAGGCATTTCCGCAGGAGACAAGATTACTGA